A genome region from Babesia bigemina genome assembly Bbig001, chromosome : I includes the following:
- a CDS encoding Bidirectional sugar transporter, whose product MSRCRRLVYLLLINIAATNLVESQQKVLQNTGNPESAAVLDKPVSDNAHTSPQAESDALRPITSTVTIRDATLVDGRAADAAPNATQQATPPADGTANGGADAQTATPVDGTTKEAVDTPAAVETIAKEKGDEQPGPAVNANDNAAVPTAHPGETAEATTHDADAYISGAKVLMAQQPEGAVASAYNGEAMSQERGFFRDLVQGILEIIQTDFNFLISSGTIFSSLLTQLIPLHTVMTIRWNKSTGSLKTLNFVTVAFANFLWSLYGVLSYNMVIILSSLPGLLLNCCYIMVFHKYCKDGQQKHILHVSYKVFAASCLVLACAYLGVESEPYLKFIGLFGGSIQAFSYIAPLLSIREIMKNKSTSAMPTEISLANFIGSFFTLCYGFIIWDYIVIAPNFIGMVSGIVQITLLILIPNNEQIVVTEVGILEKQHFKPILKPEVDI is encoded by the exons ATGTCGCGCTGCCGACGGCTGGTGTATCTCCTACTTATCAATATCGCCGCCACGAATCTAGTTGAATCGCAACAAAAGGTGCTACAAAACACGGGGAACCCGGAAAGTGCGGCTGTACTCGACAAGCCCGTAAGCGACAATGCGCATACGAGCCCGCAAGCAGAAAGCGACGCTTTAAGGCCAATAACTAGTACCGTAACCATCAGAGATGCGACTCTAGTTGATGGACGAGCGGCGGATGCGGCGCCAAACGCGACTCAACAGGCTACGCCGCCAGCCGATGGCACAGCCAACGGAGGAGCAGATGCGCAAACAGCTACTCCTGTGGATGGGACGACCAAGGAAGCTGTTGATACACCAGCAGCCGTGGAAACCATAGCTAAAGAGAAGGGTGATGAACAACCGGGCCCTGCTGTGAATGCTAACGACAACGCCGCTGTTCCAACTGCTCATCCAGGGGAAACCGCAGAAGCTACCACTCACGACGCAGATGCATACATTTCCGGGGCAAAGGTGCTcatggcgcagcagccggaGGGAGCGGTAGCGTCGGCCTACAATGGAGAGGCCATGTCGCAAGAAAGGGGCTTCTTCAGGGACCTTGTGCAAGGGATATTGGAAATCATTCAGACAGATTTCAACTTCCTGATTAGCTCCGGGACCATATTTTCGTCACTACTCACTCAGCTGATACCGCTGCACACAGTTATGACCATCAGGTGGAACAAGTCAACGGGGAGCCTGAAGACCCTCAACTTCGTCACGGTGGCGTTTGCCAACTTCCTATGGTCGTTGTACGGAGTACTTTCATACAACATGGTCATCATACTCTCCAGTTTGCCAG GATTGCTGCTCAACTGCTGCTACATCATGGTGTTTCACAAGTACTGCAAGGACGGACAACAGAAGCACATTCTGCACGTGTCCTACAAAGTATTTGCAGCCTCGTGCCTAGTGCTGGCGTGCGCATACCTAGGTGTCGAAAGTGAGCCGTACCTCAAGTTCATAGGGCTTTTCGGAGGATCCATACAGGCCTTCTCATATATCGCACCCTTGCTGTCGATCCGGGAAATCATGAAGAACAAGAGCACCTCGGCGATGCCAACGGAAATATCACTTGCAAACTTCATAGGATCGTTCTTCACGCTCTGTTACGGATTCATAATATGGGACTACATCGTCATCGCACCCAACTTCATAGGCATGGTATCGGGAATCGTGCAAATCACGCTGCTCATACTCATACCCAACAACGAGCAGATCGTGGTCACAGAGGTGGGAATCCTGGAAAAGCAGCACTTTAAGCCCATCCTCAAGCCAGAGGTGGATATCTGA
- a CDS encoding actin-related protein, putative — translation MTTKPFIVDFGTVTVRVGRVGEKIPPFIAPPYFGQPNLKVDQAELCDFSGGNVNNWLDYAIFPLNPREKHDNTLPIPAVTYEQGRYKLKYSVMDKLLECAAGSKFVDDIMEGGAVIATEPNIHSPEFRKTMAEILIEGQRVDKFYMCKRAALSCYATGKGSAVVVDVGGACSNVTVVSDGYVLQETIQEQPMGGTLLDRILLGHLNRSGTKIRPSFEYIKASKSDDNAATKYQKKNNEARAVSVRQLPFVREEYYDYARLYATSRVKETCCIMGEKLEVDVEASDSCFALPDGSYIDTEMGKAMCGVFCCCIFSEPEYLQDVEDFNAFQLETLPKLPKDPEQLTLGQTLRNLRGLDVLLANSYSTAAEMEPAACLPEALRAVIMSDVEQPLYMAVGGDEQQYSSFIGASILGSLGLFESLCVSREECQEHGFERILQRKCP, via the exons ATGACAACCAAACCGTTTATCGTAGATTTCGGCACCGTCACGGTGAGAGTAGGCAGGGTGGGTGAAAAAATACCTCCCTTCATCGCGCCGCCGTATTTTGGACAGCCAAACTTGAAGGTGGACCAGGCGGAACTATGCGACTTCTCAGGTGGCAATGTGAACAACTGGCTTGATTACGCCATATTCCCGCTAAATCCCAGAGAGAAACATGACAACACACTGCCGATACCGGCCGTCACATACGAACAAGGCCGATACAAACTCAAGTACAGTGTCATGGACAAACTCCTGGAGTGTGCCGCGGGCTCGAAGTTCGTTGATGATATCATGGAGGGGGGCGCCGTGATAGCGACAGAGCCGAACATACACTCACCCGAATTTCGTAAGACCATGGCGGAAATACTGATAGAAGGACAACGGGTAGACAAGTTCTACATGTGTAAGAGGGCGGCCCTGTCGTGCTATGCCACAGGAAAAGGGAGCGCCGTGGTCGTCGACGTCGGAGGCGCATGCAGCAATGTAACTGTGGTGTCAGACGGCTACGTGCTGCAAGAAACCATACAAGAGCAGCCCATGGGCGGAACGCTCCTCGATCGCATCCTTCTGGGGCACCTCAACAGATCAGGCACAAAAATACGCCCCTCCTTCGAGTACATCAAGGCGAGCAAGTCGGATGACAATGCAGCGACAAAATATCAGAAGAAGAATAACGAAGCACGAGCGGTCTCCGTCAGACAGCTGCCCTTTGTGCGCGAGGAGTACTATGACTATGCGCGGCTTTACGCTACCTCCAGAGTCAAGGAAACATGCTGCATCATGGGCGAAAAGCTGGAAGTAGACGTCGAGGCAAGCGATTCCTGCTTCGCCCTGCCCGATGGCAGCTACATCGACACAGAAATGGGAAAGGCCATGTGCGGTGTCTTCTGCTGCTGTATATTCAGCGAGCCTGAGTACCTACAAGATGTAGAAGACTTCAACGCATTCCAACTGGAGACCCTGCCGAAGCTGCCCAAGGACCCGGAACAGTTAACCCTGGGACAGACTTTGCGAAACCTTCGCGGCCTCGACGTGTTGCTCGCAAATTCGTATAGCACCGCTGCCGAAATGGAGCCAGCGGCATGTCTGCCCGAAGCGCTACGAGCAGTCATAATGTCGG ATGTGGAACAGCCCTTGTATATGGCTGTGGGGGGAGACGAGCAGCAGTACAGCAGCTTCATCGGGGCTTCAATACTAGGGTCGCTCGGGCTTTTCGAATCCCTTTGTGTCTCACGTGAAGAGTGCCAGGAACACGGATTCGAACGAATACTACAGCGCAAGTGTCCGTGA
- a CDS encoding phospholipid-translocating P-type ATPase, putative, with product MANVEEPTAGERGAADATDERWVLEELSKPVTFMDRVRFLIATRFNNRLMPGLRYVSIRGGSIPRSFVWNGIKNTKYNVLTFLPYVLFEQFKVFMNLFYLLISLSQLIPDLAVESAITYFGPLALVLFVALLKEGCDDYKRYLRDREANSQKYEILTNEGIKEINAENITVGSIVKLSKNQRVPADMILLRSSEANGSSFIRTDQLDGETDWKLKKAVHVTQRLQSAEDIVKLNAVCCCEPPRQEIYSFYGKITFYRDGELLTKNAIPSLSRDLRSEAIRQSMSSSKDEHTTADDPRSLYNSFSIPSQGNMGETQAADGDSDMDVVVEPLTVDNALWMNTIVAAGTLYGLVIYIGKDVRASLNARRARYKIGCFDWEVNLMTKVLFFILLCMSVAMVIPGGFVGRWYISLIKFLLLFSTIIPISLRINLDIAKFTYSRAMALDNEIPGTVPRTTLIPEELGRIEYLLSDKTGTLTQNVMNLDRIHIGRALFQLDDLDTIRQLVDKHFMEYVSSQPEVSEALTYSEEASKSRSSMRASRVGSTLESAASGHATTNQAATAKAARKSAIYIPHTKVSQTSEMQTKLSLAILSLAICHSVTPIADKDDKLDFQASSPDEIAMVTFARMCNVELRERDETRMVLRVRGCILLTYKILMVFPFSSETKRMGIIVEDEETKMKFFFCKGAESALIKLLQPRGSVWLSEECDNMARLGLRTLVFGYRHLSDAEFSAFESRYRHAQLSLNDREEMIKRVIATIERDLILVALSGVQDNLQPHVRSTLEALRDAGIKIWMLTGDKVDTAKCIAISAGIKDKSHSLCQITSENTKDKDDIKQKLENFSMGPTSTMLVVDGTVVATSIKEFSKFFIMVATMAPAVLCCRCTPFIKAELVRLIKQYTGKRTCAIGDGDNDVPMITEADVGIGIVGKEGLQASLSADYSIHRFHYIKRIILWHGRNSYKSSASLTHFIIHRGMIIAVMQALFSAMYFYMPLAFFQGWLQIGFSTYYTMLPLYSLVLDYEIEESVVFLFPELYQTLHTGRVMSVKTFLIWVWISVFQGAILMLGAIILFENSMLSLVSVACTSLFALELLNIYAELHTCHPLTMVSMICTAVVYFYSILILRNYFDFAFIATTAFVWRVIVITLTGWLPIYVFKCVQQLLQPPQSRKLTV from the exons ATGGCGAACGTAGAGGAGCCGACCGCCGGAGAGCGCGGCGCGGCCGACGCCACGGACGAGAGATGGGTACTCGAGGAACTAAGCAAGCCCGTCACGTTCATGGACCGCGTACGCTTCCTTATCGCAACGCGATTCAACAACCGGCTCATGCCGGGGCTTCGCTACGTCTCCATCCGAGGAGGAAGCATACCACGCAGCTTCG TATGGAACGGCATAAAGAACACAAAgtacaacgtgctgaccttcCTGCCGTACGTGCTTTTCGAGCAGTTCAA GGTCTTCATGAACCTCTTCTACCTGCTCATCAGCCTCTCACAGCTGATTCCGGACCTGGCAGTAGAATCGGCGATCACGTACTTCGGGCCACTGGCCTTGGTGCTATTCGTAGCGCTGCTCAAGGAGGGATGCGACGACTACAAGCGCTATCTGCGTGACAGGGAGGCAAACTCGCAGAAGTACGAAATACTCACAAACGAAGGGATCAAGGAAATAAACGCGGAAAATATCACCGTTGGTTCAATCGTCAAGTTGAGTAAAAACCAGCGCGTACCGGCAGACATGATTCTGCTGCGCTCATCGGAGGCAAacggcagcagcttcatcaGAACAGACCAGCTGGACGGCGAGACGGACTGGAAGCTCAAGAAGGCAGTGCACGtcacgcagcgcctgcaatCGGCGGAAGACATCGTGAAGCTCAATGCCGTCTGTTGCTGCGAACCGCCGCGACAGGAAATTTATTCCTTCTACGGCAAGATTACATTCTACCGCGACGGCGAGCTGCTCACCAAAAATGCGATTCCGAGTTTATCCAGGGACCTCAGAAGCGAGGCCATACGCCAGAGCATGTCGTCCTCCAAGGACGAACACACCACGGCGGACGACCCGCGCAGCCTCTACAACTCGTTCTCTATACCGTCCCAGGGCAATATGGGTGAGACGCAGGCCGCGGATGGCGATTCTGACATGGACGTTGTCGTGGAGCCCCTGACAGTGGACAACGCGCTCTGGATGAACACCATCGTCGCGGCCGGGACGTTGTATGGCCTGGTGATATACATCGGAAAGGACGTCAGGGCGTCCCTCAATGCACGACGTGCGCGATACAAAATAGGCTGTTTCGACTGGGAGGTCAACctcatgaccaaggtgctcttCTTCATACTGCTGTGCATGTCTGTTGCAATGGTGATACCGGGAGGGTTCGTCGGCAGGTGGTACATTTCGCTCATCAAGTTCCTGCTCCTATTCTCGACCATCATACCCATCTCGTTGCGTATCAACCTGGATATCGCGAAGTTTACCTACTCGAGGGCGATGGCACTGGACAACGAGATACCAGGAACGGTCCCGAGGACCACGCTGATACCCGAGGAGCTGGGGCGGATCGAATACCTGTTGTCCGACAAGACCGGTACACTCACGCAGAACGTGATGAACCTGGACCGCATACATATTGGAAGGGCGCTCTTCCAGCTGGATGACCTGGACACCATCCGACAGCTGGTGGACAAGCACTTCATGGAATACGTGAGCAGCCAGCCTGAGGTGTCGGAAGCCCTCACATATAGTGAGGAGGCTAGCAAATCGCGCTCGTCGATGCGGGCGTCAAGGGTTGGGTCCACGCTGGAATCCGCTGCTTCGGGGCATGCCACCACCAATCAGGCCGCAACAGCCAAGGCCGCCAGGAAATCGGCAATATACATACCGCATACCAAGGTCTCACAGACTAGCGAGATGCAGACGAAGCTCTCGTTGGCGATACTGTCACTGGCGATATGCCACTCGGTCACACCCATCGCCGACAAGGACGACAAGCTGGACTTCCAGGCGTCGTCGCCGGACGAAATCGCCATGGTCACATTCGCGCGCATGTGCAATGTGGAGCTGAGGGAGCGTGATGAGACCAGGATGGTTCTACGCGTGCGAGGATGCATCCTCCTCACGTACAAGATTTTGATGGTCTTCCCCTTCAGCTCGGAGACCAAGAGGATGGGAATCATAGTCGAGGACGAAGAAACCAAAATGAAGTTCTTTTTCTGCAAGGGCGCGGAATCGGCGCTCATAAAGCTCCTGCAGCCGCGTGGTTCCGTATGGCTGAGCGAGGAGTGCGACAACATGGCTCGCCTTGGGCTGCGCACGCTCGTATTCGGTTATCGACATCTGTCCGACGCGGAATTCTCGGCATTCGAGTCGCGCTATCGCCACGCGCAGCTCAGCTTGAACGACAGGGAGGAGATGATTAAGCGGGTCATCGCAACGATCGAGCGTGACCTCATCCTGGTCGCGCTCAGCGGAGTTCAGGACAACCTGCAGCCCCATGTGAGGAGCACGCTGGAGGCACTGCGGGACGCAGGCATCAAGATATGGATGTTGACGGGTGACAAGGTGGACACGGCCAAATGCATCGCAATATCCGCAGGCATCAAGGACAAGAGCCACTCGCTCTGCCAGATCACCTCGGAGAACACCAAGGACAAAGACGACATCAAGCAGAAGCTCGAAAACTTCTCCATGGGGCCGACGTCAACCATGTTGGTGGTGGATGGCACGGTAGTCGCCACCAGCATAAAGGAGTTCTCAAAGTTTTTCATCATGGTCGCAACCATGGCGCCAGCGGTGCTCTGCTGCCGCTGCACCCCATTCATCAAGGCGGAGCTCGTGCGGCTCATCAAGCAGTACACCGGAAAGCGCACATGCGCAATCGGAGACGGAGACAACGACGTGCCCATGATCACGGAGGCGGACGTCGGAATCGGCATCGTGGGCAAGGAGGGGCTGCAGGCGAGCCTCTCGGCGGACTACTCAATCCACCGCTTCCACTACATAAAGCGGATCATACTGTGGCACGGACGCAACAGCTACAAGAGCTCGGCCTCGCTCACGCACTTCATCATACACAGGGGAATGATTATCGCAGTCATGCAGGCGCTATTCTCGGCCATGTACTTCTACATGCCACTGGCGTTCTTCCAGGGGTGGCTCCAGATCGGCTTCTCCACATACTACACCATGCTGCCGCTCTACAGTTTGGTGCTCGACTACGAAATCGAGGAGTCGGTGGTGTTCCTCTTCCCCGAGCTCTACCAGACGCTGCACACGGGGCGCGTGATGTCGGTGAAGACGTTCCTCATTTGGGTCTGGATCTCGGTTTTCCAGGGCGCGATCCTCATGCTGGGCGCAATCATCCTATTCGAAAACTCGATGCTGAGCCTCGTGTCGGTCGCATGCACCTCGCTGTTCGCGCTGGAGCTGCTAAACATATACGCAGAGCTGCACACGTGCCACCCGCTCACGATGGTCAGCATGATATGCACCGCTGTAGTATACTTCTACTCCATTCTCATCCTGCGCAACTACTTCGACTTCGCATTCATCGCAACCACGGCCTTCGTGTGGAGGGTCATCGTCATCACGCTCACGGGATGGTTGCCCATCTACGTGTTCAAGtgcgtgcagcagctgctgcagccgccGCAGTCCCGCAAGCTAACTGTTTGA
- a CDS encoding DNA gyrase A subunit, putative, which translates to MRTVHRRILEAFVCVVCFCLLGWCPAGAFRSPSAAVPLAAAGGLQTRPSLHGRVIRRIPAVYQASVDVEERSENVEVASDGGDVAGGSNAAAEEPRPPFEDLELCDEIRDSFMKYALSIILGRALPDARDGLKVVHRRILWAMQELKLSASTAYRKCAKVVGDVLGRYHPHSDKSVYDALCRLSQRFMMRVPLVDGHGNFGSADDPPAAMRYTECRLSAFSESLLLADVGRDTVDMLPNFDSTELEPTVLPSKVPMLLINGSSGIAVGLATSIPPHNPDEILSAAALMARSHGDVDPEVLMHIVRGPDFPTGGHISTTMDNMRKIYTTGKGSIMLQAKFSYEERIKPRNSKRESDIVVNTYSKLSHLTFSAGSRVSIIVNELPYNVRVRDVLMSISKAVETGSLRGITDLRDESDRSGIRLVIDLKKHVTTHMEVEEIMNKLKRMSGLCSFFKCNFVALDSSGTRPVRLSLYSALRIWLDFRVQTVRRRTMHLLREAKERLNLVKGFVIASNHIEEIIRMIRASPSPADARKALADKRYGALKGEQASAVLRMTLSQLSKMEREKFEKEESALKETIERYNSLLNDDQSIYALIASELENIQQQRRKHYNLKRRCTTLSVAGRPKINLGDILRDVSAPQDASTGGASVLPGEEDGATSDSGSDSESQYDEAYDYNGDGESESEDDQSYHKDPSLLVLNDLGWIQRIKFDNMFFTSGRSRSIYSPRVYQAQVAQYSINSESAEPEESPESLNEKVRLNYATCKPGDMALLIGTDGMCVTFPVSKLRICSRGYSMWKSLGVERTEKIAHFMVTSKLRSGSAEDGDHTDKKKLLLEDPEGFLIVGFADGDVSVMRSSVLEGIRLNKFGVSKMRLWKDERPDPVFALLAGSKDDIILGTAQGYVLRVHVETLLRGLGSRARTRRKVIRLKENDVVTCGALLEPSTEDPNLEDGILTDTASKGAYGHDQPDDSQTDGSAPVALNGADEAMPTGRHLMLLSRSGKGKLIPVSEVKVNRHCGLGYDIMRNSKSAVDALVAIVPVEPEDHVLLVSEGGILARKDPFALRPGLRHHKTRNFWSRIHGTDVVKFAARI; encoded by the exons ATGCGGACCGTGCATCGCAGGATTCTAGAGGCGTTTGTGTGCGTCGTCTGCTTCTGCTTGCTCGGATGGTGCCCAGCTGGCGCCTTCCGGTCGCCATCCGCGGCGGTGCCACTGGCGGCTGCCGGTGGCCTTCAGACGCGTCCTTCGTTGCACGGCAGAGTGATCCGCCGCATTCCGGCCGTCTATCAAGCGTCCGTGGATGTGGAGGAACGATCGGAAAATGTGGAAGTGGCGTCAGATGGCGGCGACGTCGCAGGCGGCTCCAACGCTGCTGCCGAGGAACCCAGGCCCCCGTTCGAAGACTTGGAGCTGTGCGACGAGATCCGCGACAGCTTCATGAAGTACGCGCTGAGCATCATTTTGGGCAGAGCGCTGCCCGACGCCCGCGATGGCCTCAAGGTGGTGCACCGGCGCATCCTGTGGGCGATGCAG GAACTGAAGCTGAGTGCCTCCACGGCGTATCGCAAGTGTGCCAAGGTGGTTGGAGACGTGCTAGGACGGTACCATCCCCACTCTGATAAGTCCGTGTACGACGCGCTGTGCCGGCTGTCGCAGCGGTTCATGATGCGCGTCCCGCTGGTGGACGGTCACGGCAACTTCGGGTCTGCGGACGACCCTCCGGCGGCCATGCGGTACACGGAGTGCCGCCTGAGCGCGTTCAGTGAGAGCTTGCTGCTTGCCGACGTTGGTAGGGACACGGTGGACATGCTGCCGAATTTCGATTCTACCGAGCTGGAACCAACGGTTTTGCCGTCTAAGGTGCCGATGCTTCTGATAAACGGTTCGTCTGGGATTGCGGTCGGTTTGGCGACGAGCATCCCGCCGCACAACCCGGATGAAATCTTgtcggcggctgcgctgaTGGCCCGAAGCCACGGCGACGTTGACCCCGAGGTGCTGATGCATATAGTCCGCGGTCCCGACTTCCCCACGGGTGGTCACATCAGCACCACGATGGATAACATGCGCAAGATTTACACGACCGGCAAGGGCAGCATCATGCTGCAGGCTAAGTTTTCGTACGAGGAACGCATAAAGCCGCGCAACTCTAAGCGGGAGAGCGACATTGTGGTGAACACGTACAGCAAGCTGTCGCACCTTACGTTTTCTGCTGGCAGCCGGGtgtccatcatcgtcaaCGAGCTGCCGTACAACGTCAGAGTG AGGGATGTGTTGATGTCGATATCGAAGGCCGTGGAGACCGGTAGCCTGCGTGGGATCACCGACCTGCGGGATGAGTCCGACCGCAGTGGTATCCGTCTGGTGATCGACCTCAAGAAGCATGTGACCACCCACatggaggtggaggagatTATGAACAAGCTGAAGCGCATGAGCGGGCTGTGCTCGTTCTTCAAGTGCAACTTTGTGGCGTTGGACAGCAGTGGCACAAGGCCGGTGCGGCTCTCGTTGTACAGTGCGCTGCGTATATGGCTTGACTTCAGGGTGCAGACCGTGAGGCGCCGAACCATGCACTTGCTCCGGGAGGCCAAAGAACGGCTGAACTTGGTGAAGGGGTTCGTCATCGCCTCGAACCACATTGAGGAGATCATTCGCATGATCCGTGCGTCGCCGTCCCCGGCGGATGCGCGCAAGGCGTTGGCCGACAAACGGTACGGAGCTCTGAAGGGCGAGCAGGCTTCCGCCGTGCTGCGCATGACGCTGTCGCAGCTGTCCAAGATGGAGCGTGAAAAGTTCGAGAAGGAGGAATCCGCGCTCAAGGAGACAATCGAGCGCTACAACAGTTTGCTCAACGATGATCAAAGCATCTACGCGCTGATCGCCTCGGAGCTGGAGAACATACAGCAACAGCGTCGGAAGCACTACAACCTCAAACGGCGCTGCACCACGTTATCTGTTGCGGGTCGCCCTAAGATTAACCTTGGTGATATCCTGAGGGACGTCAGTGCACCACAAGATGCATCTACAGGCGGCGCCTCCGTGTTACCTGGCGAGGAAGACGGTGCAACTTCTGACTCTGGATCGGACAGTGAGAGCCAGTACGACGAAGCGTACGACTACAACGGCGACGGGGAGAGCGAGTCGGAGGACGACCAGTCGTACCACAAGGACCCGAGCCTGCTGGTGCTCAACGACCTCGGTTGGATACAGCGCATCAAGTTCGACAACATGTTCTTCACCAGCGGGCGTTCACGCTCCATCTACTCTCCGCGTGTCTACCAGGCTCAGGTGGCGCAATATTCCATAAACTCCGAAAGTGCGGAACCCGAGGAGTCGCCGGAGTCGCTTAATGAGAAGGTGAGGCTGAACTACGCTACGTGCAAGCCTGGAGATATGGCCCTACTGATTGGCACGGATGGCATGTGCGTCACCTTCCCGGTGTCTAAACTTCGAATCTGCAGCCGTGGGTATTCCATGTGGAAGTCGCTGGGCGTCGAACGTACGGAGAAGATTGCACATTTCATGGTGACCTCGAAGTTACGATCTGGCAGCGCTGAAGATGGCGACCACACTGACAAGAAGAAGCTGCTTTTGGAAGACCCTGAGGGTTTCCTAATTGTGGGCTTCGCCGACGGCGATGTCAGCGTGATGCGTTCAAGCGTCCTGGAGGGCATCCGTCTCAACAAATTCGGTGTGAGCAAGATGCGTCTGTGGAAGGATGAACGCCCAGATCCCGTTTTTGCGTTGCTTGCGGGATCGAAAGATGACATTATACTAGGTACAGCGCAAGGATACGTGTTGCGTGTGCACGTAGAGACGCTTCTTCGCGGGTTGGGCAGCCGCGCCAGGACGCGCCGTAAAGTTATCCGACTGAAGGAAAACGATGTCGTCACTTGCGGCGCCTTGCTGGAACCTTCTACTGAGGATCCCAACCTTGAGGACGGCATTTTAACGGATACTGCGTCGAAAGGCGCTTATGGTCATGATCAGCCAGATGACAGTCAGACCGACGGCAGCGCACCGGTCGCGCTAAATGGTGCTGATGAGGCTATGCCGACGGGGCGTCACCTGATGCTGCTGTCGCGAAGCGGCAAGGGGAAGCTCATACCGGTCAGCGAGGTCAAGGTGAACCGGCACTGCGGGCTTGGTTACGACATCATGCGCAACTCTAAATCCGCCGTGGACGCGCTGGTCGCAATCGTGCCAGTGGAGCCGGAGGACCACGTGCTCCTGGTGAGCGAGGGGGGCATTCTGGCGCGTAAGGACCCGTTCGCGCTGCGTCCGGGGCTGCGCCACCACAAGACGCGCAACTTCTGGTCGCGCATACACGGCACGGACGTGGTCAAGTTCGCCGCTCGGATTTGA
- a CDS encoding GPN-loop GTPase 2 translates to MVKFGQVVIGPPGSGKSTYCAGAKQLLNSLGRPTAIVNLDPQVTSFELPYTPDVDIGELVDSQKVAEFMDLGPNASLLYAMDYLLANLDWLTGKIEALGDVYLLYDIPGQIELFTHHTALRDIIDALQRKHAHRLTGVNLIDSTLCADPFKYVAALLTSLSCQIFIQLPHVNVLSKLDLLRLVSKDLAFKLEFYTSVLSLDELLSYLKTSSSYRLNERFERFTGALCELIDDFNLVSFATLDVQNRDSVMKLIKLVDRSTGYISGPAFDAYGMDGDLDLDYCVRECEDNGYLE, encoded by the coding sequence ATGGTGAAGTTCGGTCAGGTTGTTATTGGCCCGCCAGGTTCTGGCAAGTCCACGTACTGTGCGGGAgccaagcagctgctgaacaGTCTGGGAAGGCCAACTGCGATTGTGAACCTGGACCCCCAAGTGACGTCGTTTGAACTGCCGTATACGCCGGACGTTGACATTGGCGAGTTGGTGGATTCGCAGAAGGTTGCCGAGTTCATGGATTTGGGGCCAAACGCGTCGTTGTTGTATGCGATGGATTATCTGTTGGCTAACTTGGATTGGTTGACCGGCAAAATTGAGGCCCTTGGCGATGTGTACCTGCTGTACGATATCCCCGGTCAGATTGAGTTGTTCACGCACCACACTGCGCTGAGGGATATCATTGACGCCCTCCAACGTAAGCATGCACACCGTCTGACTGGCGTAAACCTGATAGATTCGACGTTGTGCGCGGATCCTTTCAAATACGTCGCTGCGCTGCTAACATCACTGAGCTGCCAGATCTTCATCCAGCTGCCGCACGTGAACGTGCTGAGCAAGTTAGACTTGTTGCGTTTGGTGTCTAAGGATTTGGCGTTCAAACTCGAGTTCTACACGTCTGTGTTATCGCTGGACGAGTTGCTGTCTTATTTGAAAACATCATCTTCCTACCGCCTGAACGAACGCTTCGAGCGCTTTACTGGCGCCCTATGCGAACTGATCGACGACTTCAACTTGGTGTCTTTTGCCACCCTCGACGTGCAGAATCGCGATTCAGTAATGAAGCTGATAAAGCTGGTTGATCGCTCCACTGGTTACATCTCCGGTCCTGCGTTTGATGCGTACGGCATGGATGGCGATTTGGACCTGGACTACTGCGTCCGAGAGTGCGAGGATAACGGCTACTTGGAATAA